The Betta splendens chromosome 4, fBetSpl5.4, whole genome shotgun sequence genome contains a region encoding:
- the pomp gene encoding proteasome maturation protein encodes MNTRGLRSQLKDSVPVAGLCPQGAYGVQDTLRSGFTSVKNELLPSHPLELSEKNFQLNQDKMNFSTLRNIQGLHAPLKLQMEYRAARQIQRLPFLQSSNLAVDTLRGSDDSIGFEDILNDPAQSEIMGEPHMMVEYKLGLL; translated from the exons ATG AATACCCGAGGACTTCGTTCGCAGCTGAAAGACAGTGTCCCTGTGGCGGGTCTATGTCCACAGGGAGCGTACGGCGTCCAGGACACCCTGCGGAGCGG ATTTACTAGTGTCAAGAATGAGCTCCTTCCCAGTCACCCATTGGAGCTGTCTGAAAAGAAT ttTCAGCTGAACCAGGACAAAATGAATTTCTCGACCCTCCGAAACATCCAAGGGCTTCACGCGCCTCTCAAGCTGCAGATGGAATACAGGGCAGCCAGACAG ATCCAGCGACTGCCATTCCTACAAAGCTCAAACCTGGCTGTGGACACGCTGCGAGGCAGTGACGACTCAATTGGCTTTGAAGACATCCTCAATG ATCCAGCTCAGAGTGAAATCATGGGGGAGCCTCACATGATGGTGGAATATAAACTGGGACTGTTGTGA
- the pck2 gene encoding phosphoenolpyruvate carboxykinase [GTP], mitochondrial — protein sequence MSCLLLGVVRRRGGVGAGVGVRSLASVPSLPSAVADFVKGAVEECKPSGVHVVTGTADEAANILAGLERDGMVKKLPKYKNCWLARTDPKDVARVESKTVIVTKNQRDTIPVPAGGVKSQLGNWMSESDWQKAREERFPGCMAGRTMYVIPFSMGPVGSPLSKYGVQVTDSPYVVASMGIMTRMGTPVLNKLAEGVEFVRCQHSVGRPFPLRAPLVNSWPCNPDKVLISHLPDTRQILSFGSGYGGNSLLGKKCFALRIASRIAKDEGWLAEHMLILGITNPQGVKRYVAAAFPSACGKTNLAMMKPALPGWKVECVGDDIAWMKFDSQGKLRAINPENGFFGVAPGTSDKTNPHAMATISQNTMFTNVGETSDGGVWWEGLDPPASGVSLTDWHGKTWKHGSSTPCAHPNSRFCAPAGQCPIIDPQWESEEGVPIDAIIFGGRRPEGVPLVYESFSWQHGVFVGAAMRSEATAAAEHKGKVVMHDPFAMRPFFGYNFGDYLTHWLSMEKRKAPTHLPKIFHVNWFRKDPSSGAFLWPGFGENARVLEWIFKRCGREREDEAARKSIIGWLPQEGGIDTKGLGSKVDMGALFDVPAPFWQKETKELRAYFSQQVGADLPAQVEAELKALEDRVHK from the exons ATGTCGTGTCTTTTACTGGGAGTCGTACGAAG GCGTGGAGGTGTCGGGGCAGGTGTCGGGGTCCGGTCTCTGGCCTCCGTCCCCTCATTGCCCTCGGCAGTGGCAGACTTTGTGAAGGGAGCCGTGGAGGAATGTAAACCCTCCGGGGTGCATGTGGTGACGGGgacagcagatgaagcagcCAACATCCTAGCAGGCCTGGAGAGGGATGGGATGGTCAAGAAGCTTCCCAAGTACAAGAACTG CTGGTTGGCACGTACAGACCCAAAAGATGTGGCACGAGTGGAGAGCAAGACTGTGATTGTGACCAAGAACCAGAGGGATACCATCCCAGTCCCAGCTGGAGGAGTGAAGAGCCAGCTTGGCAACTGGATGAGTGAATCAGACTGGCAGAAAGCCAGAGAGGAGCGGTTCCCTGGCTGCATGGCAG gtCGGACTATGTATGTGATTCCTTTTAGCATGGGTCCGGTCGGCTCGCCTCTAAGTAAATATGGTGTCCAG GTGACCGACTCGCCGTACGTTGTGGCCAGCATGGGAATAATGACACGAATGGGGACACCTGTTCTAAATAAACTGGCTGAAGGAGTGGAGTTCGTCCGCTGTCAGCACTCTGTGGGTCGCCCTTTTCCTCTCAGAG CCCCTCTAGTCAACTCATGGCCCTGTAACCCAGACAAGGTGCTAATATCTCACCTGCCAGACACCAGACAAATCCTGTCCTTTGGCAGCGGCTATGGAGGGAACTCTCTGCTGGGAAAGAAGTGCTTTGCCCTCCGCATCGCCTCCCGCATCGCCAAGGATGAGGGATGGCTAGCAGAGCACATGCTG ATCCTGGGTATCACTAACCCTCAGGGAGTGAAGCGTTATGTAGCGGCTGCTTTCCCCAGTGCCTGTGGTAAAACCAACTTGGCTATGATGAAGCCAGCTCTGCCAGGGTGGAAGGTTGAGTGTGTGGGAGATGACATCGCTTGGATGAAGTTCGACAGCCAAG GAAAACTCAGGGCCATCAACCCAGAAAATGGATTTTTCGGCGTTGCCCCAGGCACCTCAGACAAAACCAATCCCCATGCCATGGCCACCATCTCCCAAAACACCATGTTCACCAATGTTGGTGAGACCAGCGATGGGGGCGTGTGGTGGGAAGGACTCGACCCTCCTGCATCCGGCGTCTCCCTCACAGACTGGCACGGCAAAACCTGGAAGCACG GAAGCTCGACCCCCTGTGCGCATCCCAACTCCCGCTTCTGTGCCCCAGCAGGTCAGTGCCCTATCATTGACCCCCAGTGGGAGAGCGAGGAGGGCGTTCCCATCGACGCCATCATCTTTGGTGGCAGAAGACCAGAAG GAGTTCCTTTGGTTTATGAATCCTTCAGCTGGCAACATGGTGTCTTTGTCGGGGCTGCGATGAGGTCTGAGGCCACGGCAGCTGCTGAACATAAAG GTAAAGTGGTCATGCATGACCCTTTTGCCATGCGACCCTTCTTTGGCTACAACTTCGGCGACTACCTCACTCACTGGCTGAGCATGGAGAAGCGAAAGGCTCCCACTCACCTGCCCAAGATCTTCCATGTCAACTGGTTCAGGAAGGATCCCAGCTCCGGAGCCTTCCTGTGGCCCGGCTTCGGTGAAAACGCTCGCGTGCTTGAGTGGATCTTCAAGCGCTGTGGccgggagagagaggacgaggcgGCCAGAAAGAGCATCATCGGCTGGCTGCCACAAGAAGGTGGCATCGACACTAAAGGCCTCGGCAGCAAGGTGGATATGGGCGCCCTGTTTGACGTGCCGGCGCCTTTCTGGCAGAAGGAGACCAAGGAGTTGAGAGCCTACTTCAGCCAGCAGGTTGGAGCCGATCTGCCAGCTcaggtggaggctgagctgaaggCACTGGAGGACAGAGTTCACAAGTAA